A genomic stretch from Sphaerodactylus townsendi isolate TG3544 linkage group LG15, MPM_Stown_v2.3, whole genome shotgun sequence includes:
- the TFR2 gene encoding transferrin receptor protein 2 isoform X1 translates to MPAFCRHRCRLLRILTVLRRLKTLRQNTAETAREAAWPGADLCCKVRKKPTRRSYTIYRNAPEGEGDCRLEGLQVKVAEAQGHEGSMASERPVRPACCPWQDRWKAGSYMVLVGLLVFIVAFLLGYISSRGGCGGCGDLLTVVSDERPSGMEEDPGGAPLYWADLRELFQKHLNREKIEVTIRRISEAPHPPGSPRLDVLSSLILSSFASYGLDHSWTDSHYVGLQKPSRSKVNFLHRVAADGAVLEKLSLEDPEVYCPYSAAGIVTGGLVFANYGRREDFTVLRQRGVDPQGQLVIVRVGKISYAEKVANAESFRAIGVLLYPDSFDIPQDPRKLGLLQNTSIYGHVHMGAGDPYSPGFPSFNHTQFPPVQSSGLPKIPAHPISANVAAHLLRQLTGPIGPSDWIGRLPDVPYALGPGDPAFRLQLGVHNVKQSVMISNIFGCIEGRFEPDHYLIVGAQRDSLGPGAARSGVGTAILLELARTFAAMVRNGFQLRRSLLFVSWDAGDFGSVGSTEWLEGYLTMLHLKAAAYISLDNAVLGDDKFFAKTSPALSSLIESIIKQVDSPNRSDQSIFDQVVEHGQQWQNEVIRPLPMDSSAFAFTAFGGVPAVEFSFAEESRPYPFLNTMADTYDNLNRALHGRLPAVAKTVAEVVGHLLMKLTHDHLLPLDYGCYGDVLLQHVARFNEYTALLKSRGLTLQWIYSARGDYVRAAEKLRKDIYSSEEHNERLLRMYNVRIMRVEFYFLSQYVAVTETPFRHILHGRGPHTIAALLEHVSLLREAPENFDEVLFRRQLALVTWTLQGAANALGGDVWDIDTNF, encoded by the exons ATGCCAGCTTTCTGCCGGCACAGGTGTAGACTTCTGCGAATCCTCACAGTCCTCCGTCGACTGAAAACGCTTCGACAAAACAC GGCAGAAACCGCCCGCGAGGCAGCATGGCCTGGTGCAGATCTCTGCTGCAAAGTGCG CAAGAAGCCCACTCggcggtcctataccatctaccgCAACGCTCCCGAGGGGGAGGGAGACTGCCGTTTGGAGGGGCTACAGGTGAAGGTGGCGGAAGCCCAGGGGCACGAGGGGAGCATGGCCAGCGAGAGGCCTGTGAGGCCCGCCTGTTGCCCATGGCAGGATCGCTGGAAGGCTGGATCCTATATGGTGCTTGTGGGCCTCCTGGTCTTCATTGTAG ccttcctcctgggGTACATCTCCTCCCGGGGGGGCTGCGGAGGCTGTGGAGACCTCCTAACTGTGGTGAGTGACGAACGCCCGTCCGGGATGGAGGAGGACCCGGGAGGAGCTCCCTTGTACTGGGCTGACCTGCGGGAGTTGTTCCAGAAGCACCTCAACCGGGAGAAGATTGAAGTGACGATCCG aagAATTAGTGAGGCCCCCCACCCTCCTGGCTCGCCCCGTCTGGATGTCCTCTCCAGCCTCATCCTCAGCTCCTTCGCTTCGTACGGTCTGGACCACAGCTGGACCGACAGCCACTATGTGGGGCTTCAGAAGCCCAGCCG GTCCAAGGTGAATTTCCTCCACCGGGTGGCTGCTGATGGGGCTGTGTTGGAGAAATTGTCCCTGGAGGACCCAGAGGTCTACTGTCCCTACAGCGCCGCCGGCATCGTCACG GGTGGCCTGGTCTTTGCCAACTACGGACGCCGAGAGGACTTTACTGTTCTGAGGCAGCGTGGCGTTGACCCCCAGGGTCAGCTGGTCATTGTTCGTGTGGGGAAAATCAGCTATGCCGAGAAG GTAGCCAATGCAGAGTCTTTCCGGGCCATCGGGGTCCTCCTCTATCCAGACTCCTTCGACATCCCCCAAGATCCTCGCAAACTGGGGCTGCTCCAGAATACGAGCATCTACGGACAT GTTCACATGGGGGCTGGAGATCCCTACAGCCCTGGATTCCCTTCCTTCAACCACACACAGTTCCCTCCAGTACAGTCCTCTGGCCTCCCCAAAATCCCAGCACACCCCATCAGTGCTAATGTGGCTGCACACCTGCTCAG ACAGCTGACCGGTCCCATTGGCCCCAGTGATTGGATTGGACGCCTTCCCGACGTCCCCTATGCGCTCGGCCCAGGGGATCCTGCTTTCCGGTTGCAGCTGGGAGTCCACAATGTAAAGCAGTCTGTCATGATCAGCAACATTTTTGGGTGCATCGAGGGCAGATTTGAACCAG ATCATTATCTCATTGTGGGGGCTCAGAGAGACTCCCTGGGACCGGGGGCTGCCCGTTCTGGTGTGGGCACGGCCATTCTTTTGGAACTAGCCCGTACCTTTGCTGCCATGGTTCGGAATG GGTTCCAGCTGCGAAGAAGCCTGCTCTTTGTGAGTTGGGATGCGGGCGATTTTGGCAGCGTGGGCTCCACTGAATGGCTGGAG GGATATCTCACCATGTTGCACCTGAAGGCCGCCGCCTACATCAGTCTGGACAACGCAGTCCTAG GAGATGACAAGTTCTTTGCCAAGACCAGCCCCGCGCTGAGCAGCCTCATTGAGAGCATCATCAAACAG GTTGACAGTCCAAACCGCAGTGACCAAAGCATCTTTGACCAAGTGGTGGAACACGGCCAGCAGTGGCAGAATGAGGT AATCCGTCCTCTCCCCATGGACAGCAGTGCCTTCGCCTTCACCGCATTTGGGGGGGTCCCTGCTGTGGAATTCTCCTTCGCAGAA GAGTCCCGTCCCTACCCCTTCCTGAACACCATGGCTGACACCTACGATAACCTAAACCGAGCTCTCCATGGGCGCCTCCCTGCTGTCGCCAAAACTGTGGCTGAGGTTGTGGGTCACCTGCTGATGAAACTGACCCACGACCACCTCTTGCCTCTTGACTACGGATGCTACGGAGATGTCCTCTTGCAGCACGTCGCCCGCTTCAATGAATACACGGCACTGCTGAAG AGCCGCGGTCTGACCCTTCAGTGGATTTACTCAGCCCGAGGAGATTACGTGCGGGCGGCCGAGAAACTGCGCAAGGACATCTACAGCTCCGAGGAACATAACGAAAGGCTCTTGCGCATGTACAATGTCCGCATTATGCGG
- the EPO gene encoding erythropoietin gives MGISGLIPFLLMLEFLVPPAWLTPLQPICDPRVMDKYILEAQQAEQDIGSFCATSCALLEAVLVPDTKVNFLEWKMMTRARQASEVWGGLALLLTALGRAQEGPPATLPSFRDQVARMSSTLLSVKEILRSVNVEAEARSLHAAPTPSLTIHTVEKLLSIYLNFLRGKANLYVTEACRSYAR, from the exons ATGGGGATATCTG gtCTGATTCCTTTCCTGTTAATGTTGGAGTTTCTGGTCCCGCCGGCTTGGCTGACTCCCTTGCAGCCCATCTGCGACCCCCGAGTCATGGACAAATACATCCTAGAAGCCCAGCAGGCTGAGCAAGACATC GGGAGCTTTTGTGCCACTTCCTGTGCCTTACTGGAGGCCGTCCTGGTGCCGGACACCAAGGTGAATTTTCTCGAGTGGAAAATGATGACT agAGCCAGGCAGGCATCGGAGGTCTGGGGAGGCCTGGCCCTGCTCCTGACGGCCTTGGGCCGAGCGCAAGAAGGCCCGCCTGCCACGCTGCCCTCTTTCCGGGACCAGGTGGCGAGGATGAGCAGCACCTTGCTCAGCGTCAAGGAGATCCTCCGCAGCGTCAACGTGGAG GCAGAGGCCCGATCGCTGCATGCGGCTCCAACTCCTTCGTTGACCATCCACACCGTGGAGAAACTCCTCAGCATTTACCTGAACTTCCTCCGTGGAAAAGCCAACCTGTACGTCACCGAAGCCTGTCGGAGCTACGCCAGGTGA